One Ignavibacterium sp. DNA segment encodes these proteins:
- a CDS encoding NADP-dependent isocitrate dehydrogenase — translation MGSKIIWTKIDEAPALATYCLLPIVKSFTKGTGIEIEEKDISLAGRIIANFSDYLTEEQKIPDYLTELGEIAKTSDANIIKLPNISASIPQLKGAIKELQSKGYKIPDYPEEPKTEEEKKLKDRFAKVLGSAVNPVLREGNSDRRAAASVKRFAQKHPHKMMKPWAESGSKARVAFMKQGDFYGSETSITLAEDDVVKIEFTDTDGSKAVLKENLKLKNGEVIDSAVMNVRELRKFYADTIEEAKKDSVLLSLHLKATMMKISDPIMFGHAVSVYYKDALEKHSDTLKEIGANVNNGLMDVLEKLKKLPDAKRIEIETDINKVYEYQPELAMVDSRIGKTNLHVPNDVIVDASMPNVVRDGGKMWNRKDELQDCIAMIPDRCYATIYQTIIEDAKTKGQFDPATMGAVSNVGLMAQKAEEYGSHDKTFEAKSNGVIRVVNSEEKVLLQQKVEGGDIFRMCQTKDAAIKDWVKLAVNRARISKTPAVFWLDENRSHDKEIIAKVKKYLPEYDTTGLEINILKPVDAMKYTLDRTRKNLDTISVTGNVLRDYLTDLFPILELGTSARMLSIVPLLNGGGLFETGAGGSAPKHIEQLVKENHLRWDSLGEYCALVPSLEMIADKTKNQKAALLAETLDNAIEKYLENGKMPVRKTGGIDNRGSSFYLAFYWAEALAEQNKDIELKNRFAKIYKEIKTNEEKIASDMISVQGKQVDTGGYYLLDDEKTSKIMRPSETFNRIIDEM, via the coding sequence ATGGGATCTAAAATTATCTGGACAAAAATTGATGAAGCACCTGCATTAGCAACTTATTGTCTTCTGCCAATTGTAAAATCTTTTACCAAAGGTACAGGAATCGAGATTGAAGAAAAAGATATTTCACTTGCTGGAAGAATCATTGCAAACTTTTCTGACTATTTAACTGAAGAACAAAAAATACCTGATTACTTAACAGAGCTTGGTGAAATTGCAAAAACTTCTGACGCAAATATTATTAAGCTTCCGAATATCAGCGCATCAATTCCGCAATTAAAAGGAGCTATTAAAGAATTACAAAGTAAAGGATATAAAATTCCAGATTATCCCGAAGAGCCAAAAACAGAGGAAGAGAAAAAATTAAAAGATAGATTTGCAAAAGTTCTTGGATCTGCAGTTAATCCTGTATTAAGAGAAGGTAATTCTGATAGAAGAGCTGCAGCATCAGTCAAGAGATTTGCACAAAAACACCCGCATAAAATGATGAAACCCTGGGCTGAATCAGGTTCAAAAGCCCGTGTTGCATTTATGAAGCAAGGTGATTTTTATGGTTCCGAAACGTCAATTACACTTGCTGAAGATGATGTCGTAAAAATTGAATTTACAGACACTGATGGAAGCAAAGCAGTATTAAAAGAAAATCTTAAACTTAAAAACGGAGAAGTAATTGACTCCGCCGTAATGAATGTAAGAGAGTTAAGAAAATTTTATGCTGATACAATTGAAGAAGCAAAAAAAGACAGTGTTCTTTTATCACTGCATCTTAAAGCAACAATGATGAAAATATCCGATCCGATTATGTTTGGTCATGCAGTTTCTGTTTATTACAAAGATGCTCTTGAAAAACACTCAGATACTCTTAAAGAAATTGGAGCCAATGTTAATAATGGTCTGATGGATGTCTTAGAAAAACTTAAAAAACTTCCTGATGCAAAGCGAATTGAAATTGAAACTGATATTAATAAAGTTTATGAATATCAACCGGAACTTGCAATGGTTGATTCCAGAATAGGCAAAACAAATCTCCATGTTCCAAATGATGTAATTGTTGATGCCTCGATGCCTAATGTTGTGCGCGACGGCGGAAAGATGTGGAATAGAAAAGATGAATTACAGGATTGTATTGCAATGATACCTGACCGCTGTTATGCGACTATATATCAGACTATTATTGAAGATGCAAAAACAAAGGGTCAGTTTGATCCTGCAACTATGGGAGCTGTTTCTAATGTCGGATTGATGGCTCAAAAAGCTGAAGAATATGGATCCCACGATAAAACATTCGAGGCTAAAAGTAATGGTGTTATTCGAGTTGTTAATTCTGAAGAAAAAGTTTTACTTCAACAAAAGGTTGAAGGGGGCGATATTTTCAGAATGTGCCAAACCAAAGATGCAGCAATAAAAGATTGGGTTAAACTTGCAGTTAACCGGGCTAGAATTTCTAAAACTCCGGCAGTTTTTTGGCTTGATGAAAACCGGAGCCATGATAAAGAGATAATTGCCAAAGTAAAAAAATATTTACCGGAGTATGACACAACAGGATTGGAAATAAATATTCTTAAACCTGTTGATGCAATGAAATACACACTCGATAGAACAAGAAAAAATCTTGATACAATTTCTGTAACAGGTAATGTGCTTCGTGATTATTTAACAGACCTGTTCCCTATACTTGAGCTTGGCACAAGTGCAAGGATGTTATCAATTGTACCATTATTAAACGGGGGCGGATTATTTGAAACCGGCGCAGGCGGTTCTGCTCCAAAACATATTGAGCAATTAGTTAAAGAAAATCATTTAAGATGGGACTCACTGGGTGAGTATTGTGCATTAGTGCCTTCGCTTGAAATGATTGCTGATAAAACCAAGAATCAAAAAGCTGCTTTGCTTGCTGAAACACTTGACAATGCAATAGAAAAATATCTTGAAAATGGAAAAATGCCTGTAAGAAAAACCGGAGGAATTGATAACCGGGGAAGTTCATTTTATCTTGCATTCTATTGGGCAGAAGCATTGGCAGAACAAAACAAAGATATAGAATTGAAAAATCGATTTGCTAAGATTTACAAAGAAATAAAAACAAACGAAGAAAAAATTGCAAGTGATATGATTTCTGTTCAGGGGAAACAAGTTGATACCGGCGGTTATTATTTGTTAGATGATGAAAAAACATCCAAAATAATGAGACCTAGTGAAACATTTAACAGAATAATTGATGAAATGTAA
- the lspA gene encoding signal peptidase II — protein MKALYLSLIIVIVDQVTKLLVKGFAISFLGLNFEGMYLGQMIPVWGDFFRLTFVENPGMAFGYDPGEGFKLIISIFSLIASIGLVIYLYAIRDKSLSLRIAIACILGGAVGNLIDRTFYGVFFDYAPLFYGKVVDFFDFDFFNFTLFGRSYDRWPVFNIADAAVTIGVLILILFYKKHNEKEEESENKVEVSGISGINISEEVSKLSSDNPQMINRDKIDEQTDIRKEISD, from the coding sequence TTGAAAGCATTATATCTCTCGTTGATTATTGTTATCGTTGATCAGGTAACGAAATTATTGGTAAAGGGATTTGCTATTTCATTCTTAGGATTAAATTTTGAAGGAATGTACCTCGGACAGATGATACCTGTTTGGGGCGATTTTTTCAGGTTAACTTTCGTTGAAAATCCAGGTATGGCTTTTGGTTACGATCCTGGAGAAGGATTCAAATTAATAATATCAATTTTCTCTTTAATTGCCAGCATCGGTCTTGTTATTTATCTGTATGCAATAAGAGATAAGAGTTTAAGCTTACGAATTGCTATTGCCTGCATTCTTGGCGGAGCTGTTGGAAATCTGATAGACAGAACATTCTACGGAGTATTTTTTGATTATGCTCCGTTGTTCTACGGAAAGGTTGTGGATTTTTTTGATTTTGATTTCTTTAACTTCACTTTATTCGGAAGAAGTTATGACAGATGGCCTGTTTTTAATATAGCAGATGCAGCAGTAACAATCGGTGTTTTGATCCTGATACTGTTTTACAAAAAGCATAATGAAAAAGAAGAGGAATCTGAAAATAAAGTTGAAGTGTCTGGTATATCAGGAATAAATATCTCAGAAGAAGTATCTAAGCTGAGCAGTGATAATCCGCAGATGATAAATAGAGATAAGATAGATGAGCAAACTGATATCCGAAAAGAAATTTCTGATTGA
- the pta gene encoding phosphate acetyltransferase produces the protein MGYELLDKIKANAKSKSKTIILPESHDDRVLKAAEILTREKICKVITLGNTAKVNEDAKRLGVDLTGVEVIDHLSHPRFAEFANIYYELRKKKGMTPEQANEVMKRDLFFAAMMLREGLVDGSVAGSFASTADVMKAGIQIVGMPQGISIVSSFFLMLFKDKAFSFADCAVVPNPDSHQLADIAISTADNHKKLTGEEPLVAMLSFSTKGSAKHELADKVIQATEIVKTKRADLNVDGEIQFDAAIVESIGKKKAPDSKVAGVANVLVFPDLNAGNIGYKIAQRWGGAEAVGPMVQGLQKPFFDLSRGCSVDDIVNTASINVLMA, from the coding sequence ATGGGTTACGAATTATTAGATAAAATTAAAGCTAATGCAAAATCAAAAAGCAAAACTATTATCCTGCCGGAATCTCACGATGATCGTGTTCTTAAAGCCGCAGAAATTTTAACCAGGGAAAAGATCTGTAAAGTAATTACACTTGGCAATACTGCAAAAGTTAATGAAGATGCAAAAAGACTAGGCGTTGATTTAACCGGGGTAGAAGTAATTGATCATTTATCTCATCCAAGGTTTGCTGAGTTTGCAAATATTTATTACGAGTTAAGAAAGAAAAAAGGGATGACTCCTGAGCAGGCAAATGAAGTAATGAAACGCGATTTATTTTTTGCTGCAATGATGCTGCGTGAAGGTTTGGTAGATGGAAGTGTTGCTGGCTCGTTTGCATCTACTGCTGATGTTATGAAAGCAGGAATACAAATTGTTGGAATGCCGCAGGGAATTTCAATCGTATCAAGTTTCTTTTTAATGTTGTTTAAAGATAAAGCTTTTAGTTTTGCAGATTGTGCAGTTGTCCCAAATCCTGATTCACATCAGCTTGCAGATATTGCAATATCAACAGCAGATAATCATAAAAAATTAACCGGTGAGGAACCACTTGTTGCAATGTTATCATTTTCAACAAAAGGCAGTGCAAAACACGAACTAGCAGATAAAGTTATTCAGGCTACAGAAATTGTAAAAACAAAAAGAGCAGATCTTAATGTTGATGGTGAAATTCAGTTTGATGCCGCAATTGTAGAATCAATCGGAAAGAAAAAAGCACCGGATAGTAAAGTTGCAGGTGTAGCAAATGTACTCGTCTTCCCTGATCTTAATGCAGGAAACATCGGATATAAAATTGCACAGCGCTGGGGCGGAGCTGAAGCAGTTGGTCCAATGGTTCAGGGTTTACAAAAACCATTTTTTGATTTAAGCCGCGGCTGCAGCGTTGATGATATTGTAAATACAGCTTCGATAAATGTGTTGATGGCTTAA
- a CDS encoding RluA family pseudouridine synthase, whose translation MSKLISEKKFLIDVPEGKRKERIDTFLTHHIENTTRSKIQKAIEAGLVKVNCIVVKSNYCVKPFDKIEAIQIISPRPEDIEPEQIPLDIVFEDDYLIIVNKPTGMVAHPAYANYTGTLVNALLHHTKSLSTVNETGRPGIVHRIDKDTSGLLVVAKDDYTHAMLAKQFSKHTIEREYHAICWGKFKDKEGEIATKIARSKSDRKKFTVSDKEGKEAVTLYKVIEQFEFTSYIKLNLKTGRTHQIRVHLSGLGKPIFGDPTYGGNKIHAGFESPKLKNRIANLLEIMPRQALHAKTLGFIHPHTNKLVRFDSELPEDFKLLLEKLRS comes from the coding sequence ATGAGCAAACTGATATCCGAAAAGAAATTTCTGATTGATGTTCCTGAAGGGAAAAGAAAAGAAAGAATAGATACATTTCTTACCCATCATATCGAAAATACTACTCGCTCTAAAATCCAGAAAGCAATTGAAGCAGGACTTGTAAAAGTTAATTGTATTGTTGTAAAATCAAATTATTGTGTTAAGCCATTCGATAAGATTGAAGCAATTCAAATAATTTCGCCAAGACCAGAAGATATTGAACCTGAGCAAATCCCCTTAGATATAGTTTTTGAAGATGATTATTTGATCATTGTAAATAAACCAACCGGAATGGTTGCTCATCCGGCTTATGCCAATTATACTGGAACACTTGTTAACGCACTTCTTCATCATACCAAATCTTTAAGTACAGTTAATGAAACAGGAAGACCTGGAATTGTTCATCGCATTGATAAAGATACAAGCGGTTTGCTTGTTGTAGCTAAAGATGATTACACTCACGCAATGCTTGCAAAACAATTTTCAAAGCACACGATTGAAAGAGAATATCACGCAATTTGCTGGGGAAAGTTCAAAGATAAAGAAGGAGAAATTGCAACTAAGATCGCTCGCAGTAAGAGTGACAGGAAAAAATTTACCGTAAGCGATAAAGAAGGAAAGGAAGCTGTTACTCTTTACAAAGTAATCGAGCAGTTTGAATTTACATCTTACATAAAATTGAATCTTAAAACCGGAAGAACACATCAGATAAGAGTTCATCTTTCAGGATTGGGAAAACCAATTTTTGGTGATCCAACTTATGGTGGAAATAAAATTCACGCCGGGTTTGAATCCCCAAAACTTAAAAACAGAATTGCAAATCTTTTAGAGATAATGCCAAGACAAGCTTTGCACGCTAAAACATTGGGTTTTATTCATCCGCACACAAATAAACTTGTAAGATTTGATTCCGAATTGCCGGAAGACTTTAAACTTCTTTTAGAGAAACTACGCAGTTAA
- the cysS gene encoding cysteine--tRNA ligase, whose protein sequence is MLKLYNTLTKKVEEFIPIDPNEVKIYMCGPTVYDYFHIGNARSFVMADMVRRYLEYKGYNVKFVMNLTDVDDKIIKKANEEKRSTEAVTEDYIQAFFDDITKLKIRKATVYPKATKHMNEIIAMIKQLEDKNFAYNKNGNIFYDVKHFNNYGKLSGKNIEELEAGSRIEVNEEKKDPLDFALWKKAKDGEPYWESPWGKGRPGWHIECSAMSCKHLGETFDIHAGGNDLIFPHHENEIAQSEAANGKPFVKYWLHFGFLNINDEKMSKSLGNFFTAREVLKKFSAEAIRMFFAQAYYRGPLNFTDDLLTAAERGLEKITNLVDKVNAEIKKNTAGIKPDYDFAPYYKRFEEAMDEDLNTSQAVAVIFDFVKEVNRIIASSESVDVNFYNDVKTFLTKTAENVLGIVDFNKTTAGDDKLANDLIELLITLRIEAKQNKNYQLSDTIRDRLKELGVVLQDSKEGTSYKIGR, encoded by the coding sequence ATGTTAAAACTTTACAACACGCTTACAAAAAAAGTAGAAGAGTTTATCCCAATTGATCCGAATGAAGTTAAGATTTATATGTGCGGACCAACTGTTTACGATTATTTTCATATCGGTAATGCTCGCTCTTTTGTTATGGCAGATATGGTGCGAAGATATCTTGAGTACAAGGGCTACAATGTAAAATTTGTAATGAACCTGACTGATGTTGATGATAAGATCATTAAAAAAGCCAATGAAGAAAAGCGAAGCACAGAAGCAGTTACTGAAGATTATATACAGGCGTTTTTTGATGATATTACAAAACTAAAGATCAGGAAAGCGACTGTTTATCCCAAAGCAACTAAGCATATGAATGAAATTATTGCAATGATTAAGCAGCTTGAGGATAAAAATTTTGCTTACAACAAAAACGGTAACATTTTTTACGATGTAAAGCATTTTAATAATTACGGTAAGTTAAGCGGAAAAAATATAGAGGAGCTTGAAGCAGGTTCACGAATCGAGGTTAATGAAGAAAAGAAAGATCCTTTGGATTTTGCATTGTGGAAAAAAGCAAAAGATGGCGAGCCGTACTGGGAAAGTCCGTGGGGAAAAGGAAGACCGGGCTGGCATATTGAATGCTCTGCAATGAGCTGTAAACATCTTGGGGAAACATTTGATATTCACGCCGGTGGTAATGATCTGATTTTCCCACATCATGAAAATGAAATTGCACAAAGTGAAGCCGCAAACGGAAAACCATTTGTAAAGTACTGGCTTCATTTTGGTTTTCTGAATATCAACGACGAGAAAATGTCTAAATCACTTGGCAATTTCTTTACTGCCAGAGAAGTGTTAAAAAAATTTTCTGCTGAAGCAATAAGAATGTTTTTTGCTCAGGCATATTATCGCGGACCATTAAACTTTACTGATGATCTTTTAACTGCTGCTGAGCGCGGTTTGGAGAAGATCACTAATCTTGTGGATAAAGTTAATGCTGAAATAAAAAAGAATACGGCAGGAATAAAACCCGATTACGATTTTGCCCCTTATTACAAGCGGTTTGAAGAAGCGATGGATGAAGATCTTAATACTTCGCAAGCTGTTGCGGTAATTTTTGATTTTGTAAAAGAAGTAAACCGAATAATTGCTTCCTCAGAAAGTGTAGATGTTAATTTTTATAATGATGTAAAAACTTTCTTAACAAAAACTGCAGAAAATGTTCTGGGCATTGTAGATTTTAATAAAACCACAGCAGGCGATGATAAACTTGCAAATGATTTAATTGAATTACTTATTACTCTTAGAATTGAAGCAAAGCAAAATAAAAACTACCAACTTTCAGATACAATTCGGGATAGACTTAAAGAGCTTGGCGTTGTTTTGCAGGATAGCAAAGAAGGCACCAGTTATAAGATTGGGAGATAG